The genome window GTTGCGAACTTGAAAAAGCCTGTAATTGCGAGTCAGACGAACATACGAATTTGGATCATATATTTAAATAGCAAAAAAGAGCCCTTTCCAAGGCTCTTTTTTATTTCGACTCCGGTTTTATCGTTACCGCAACAATTTCATATGGATTTCCTAACCTCGGAAATGCTTTTTGATGAAGGCTTCCCGCACCAAGTCCCGCTGAAATTATCATTGTCTTCCCATTTTTCGAATGCTCTCCGTATACATACTCCGGCAAAATGGTCCGCTGCGGCCCTGGAGCAATCGCGCCAATATTTGTATATGGAATACGCACAATCCCACCATGCGTATGTCCACTTAAGGTTAAATCAAAATCATTCTCCACATAAAGCTTAAAATAATCCGGCATATGCGACAATAGAACTTGATAATACTGCGAGTCTTGCTGCGTTTGTATCTCCGCTAAACCTTTCTTATAATAGGAATAGTCATAATCTAAGTTTGCACTACTCCGCAATCCAGACATCTGAAATTTCTGCCCTCCCACGTCGATAGTAGCCGTTTTATCTTCTAAGTTAACCACACCCATTTTTTCTAAAAAAGGCTTGTAGTCGTCTTCATAGGCATTTTTAACATCATATTCATGGTTCCCAGGCGAAAAATAAACCGGCGCAATCTTCGTAAGCTTTTTAATAAGCTCTTTAGGAACACTATCCCCTTGCCTATCAAAAAGATCTCCAGTAATCGCAATCACATCTGGATTTAAATTTTCCACTTTATGTAACAATTTTTCATTCTTATCGCCAAATTCACTAAAATGCAAATCCGATAATTGCACAAGTTTAATTTCTTTTTCAATTTTAGTAGAACTGACTTCATATTTTTTCACCGTCAACCTAGTCCCAAGAAACCACCCC of Listeria monocytogenes contains these proteins:
- a CDS encoding metallophosphoesterase, which produces MSLKMKWIIAISIIIVLLVVGWFLGTRLTVKKYEVSSTKIEKEIKLVQLSDLHFSEFGDKNEKLLHKVENLNPDVIAITGDLFDRQGDSVPKELIKKLTKIAPVYFSPGNHEYDVKNAYEDDYKPFLEKMGVVNLEDKTATIDVGGQKFQMSGLRSSANLDYDYSYYKKGLAEIQTQQDSQYYQVLLSHMPDYFKLYVENDFDLTLSGHTHGGIVRIPYTNIGAIAPGPQRTILPEYVYGEHSKNGKTMIISAGLGAGSLHQKAFPRLGNPYEIVAVTIKPESK